Proteins encoded by one window of Blautia faecicola:
- a CDS encoding RluA family pseudouridine synthase, with protein MVRWSANDIIYEDEQILVCRKHSGMAVQSARIGQMDLESELKNYRKGKYIGIVQRLDQPVEGILVFGKTPQATAALNKQHQNGAMKKEYLAVFTGTPAKEARGIWEDYLVKDGKTNTSRVTGKQDRLAKKAVLSYEILDWKRDRGLAKIQLGTGRHHQIRVQMAHHGMPLWADGKYKKKEELLEEEQGTAIGLCAWRLEFAHPKTGKKMKFEVQPEGVCFRDFL; from the coding sequence ATGGTACGATGGTCGGCAAATGATATTATATATGAAGACGAACAGATCCTTGTGTGCAGGAAGCACAGCGGTATGGCGGTGCAGAGTGCACGGATCGGGCAGATGGATCTGGAGAGTGAGCTGAAGAATTATCGAAAGGGAAAGTATATCGGAATCGTACAACGGCTCGATCAGCCGGTGGAAGGGATTCTGGTTTTCGGAAAGACGCCGCAGGCTACGGCGGCTTTGAATAAACAGCATCAGAATGGTGCGATGAAAAAAGAATATCTGGCTGTCTTTACAGGGACACCGGCAAAAGAAGCGCGGGGGATCTGGGAGGATTATCTTGTAAAAGACGGCAAAACGAATACCTCGCGGGTGACAGGAAAGCAGGACAGGCTGGCGAAAAAAGCGGTGTTGTCTTATGAGATCCTGGACTGGAAGAGAGACCGGGGACTGGCGAAGATTCAGCTTGGAACCGGGCGACATCATCAGATCCGCGTGCAGATGGCGCATCACGGTATGCCACTGTGGGCAGACGGAAAGTATAAGAAAAAAGAAGAACTGCTGGAAGAGGAACAGGGGACAGCGATCGGACTGTGTGCCTGGAGACTGGAATTTGCACATCCAAAGACCGGAAAGAAAATGAAATTTGAAGTGCAGCCGGAGGGGGTATGCTTCCGGGATTTCCTGTAA
- a CDS encoding hydratase, whose amino-acid sequence MIQLLEGGTYLVNGTELVEPAKAVAQGLPAPEEAAKQTMAYNILKDHNTSGNMEKLQIKFDKLTSHDITFVGIIQTARASGLEKFPVPYVLTNCHNSLCAVGGTINEDDHMFGLTCAKKYGGVYVPPHQAVIHQFAREMLAGGGKMILGSDSHTRYGALGTMAMGEGGPELVKQLLSKTYDINMPGVVGVYMTGAPIPGVGPQDVALAIIGAVFKNGFVKNKVMEFVGPGVANLSADFRIGVDVMTTETTCLSSIWRTDDKIEEFYAIHGRSEDYKELNPGPTAYYDGMLVVELDKIRPMIAMPFHPSNTYTIDELNANLMDILDDVEKKAQVSLDGKIDFTLKDKVHDGKLYVEQGIIAGCAGGGFENICAAADILKGASIGADAFTLSVYPASTPIYMELAKNGTLATLLETGAIVKTAFCGPCFGAGDTPANNAFSIRHSTRNFPNREGSKIQNGQISSVALMDARSIAATAANKGRLTPATEYAGTYSNPKYYFDGNIYKNRVFDSKGVADPSVEIQFGPNIKDWPQMPALAENLILKVVSEIHDPVTTTDELIPSGETSSFRSNPLGLAEFTLSRKDPAYVGRAKEVQVAEKAIQNGECPAEALPELKPVFGTIHTKYPQVDKTNVGVGSTIFAVKPGDGSAREQAASCQKVLGGWANIANEYATKRYRSNLINWGMLPFLIPEGDLPFANGDYLFIPDVRKAVEEKWDSITAYKVGEELTPFTLALGELTDDEREIILKGCLINYYRSEK is encoded by the coding sequence ATGATTCAATTACTGGAAGGCGGTACCTACCTGGTCAATGGAACCGAACTGGTAGAACCGGCAAAAGCAGTAGCACAGGGACTTCCTGCGCCGGAAGAAGCAGCAAAACAGACTATGGCCTACAATATTTTAAAAGACCATAATACGTCTGGAAACATGGAAAAACTGCAGATCAAATTTGATAAGCTGACATCCCATGATATCACTTTTGTAGGAATTATTCAGACAGCAAGAGCCTCAGGACTGGAAAAATTCCCGGTACCGTATGTACTGACCAACTGCCACAACTCTCTGTGTGCCGTTGGAGGAACCATCAACGAAGATGACCATATGTTTGGTCTTACCTGCGCGAAAAAATACGGCGGTGTCTACGTTCCGCCTCATCAGGCAGTTATTCATCAGTTCGCCAGAGAGATGCTTGCCGGCGGCGGCAAGATGATTCTGGGATCCGACAGCCATACCAGATATGGTGCACTGGGTACGATGGCTATGGGCGAAGGCGGACCGGAACTGGTAAAACAGCTGTTGTCTAAAACTTACGATATCAATATGCCGGGCGTTGTCGGCGTCTACATGACCGGAGCACCGATTCCGGGTGTTGGTCCGCAGGACGTTGCACTGGCAATCATCGGAGCTGTATTTAAAAACGGCTTTGTAAAAAATAAAGTAATGGAATTCGTAGGACCGGGTGTGGCAAACTTAAGCGCAGATTTCAGAATCGGTGTGGATGTTATGACCACAGAGACGACCTGTCTGTCCTCTATCTGGAGAACCGATGACAAGATCGAAGAGTTCTATGCGATCCACGGCAGAAGCGAAGACTACAAAGAACTGAATCCGGGACCGACTGCATATTATGACGGTATGCTGGTGGTAGAACTGGATAAGATCCGTCCGATGATCGCGATGCCATTCCACCCAAGCAACACATATACGATCGATGAGTTAAATGCAAACCTGATGGATATTCTGGACGATGTCGAGAAAAAAGCACAGGTGAGCCTGGATGGAAAGATTGACTTTACGCTGAAAGATAAAGTACACGACGGAAAACTGTATGTAGAGCAGGGAATCATCGCAGGATGTGCCGGCGGCGGATTTGAAAATATCTGTGCGGCTGCGGATATCCTGAAAGGCGCAAGCATCGGAGCAGATGCCTTTACCCTGAGCGTTTATCCGGCAAGTACACCGATCTATATGGAACTGGCGAAGAACGGAACATTGGCAACACTGCTTGAGACAGGTGCAATCGTAAAAACTGCATTCTGTGGTCCGTGCTTCGGCGCTGGCGATACACCGGCAAATAATGCATTCAGTATCCGTCATTCAACAAGAAACTTCCCGAACCGTGAAGGTTCCAAGATCCAGAACGGTCAGATTTCTTCCGTAGCTCTGATGGATGCACGTTCTATCGCAGCGACAGCAGCAAACAAAGGCCGCTTGACTCCGGCTACTGAATATGCGGGAACTTACAGCAATCCGAAATATTACTTTGACGGAAATATCTATAAGAACAGAGTCTTCGACAGTAAGGGTGTTGCAGATCCGTCTGTAGAGATCCAGTTCGGACCGAACATCAAAGACTGGCCGCAGATGCCGGCACTGGCTGAGAACCTGATCCTGAAAGTTGTATCTGAGATCCACGATCCGGTTACCACTACCGATGAGCTGATTCCGTCCGGAGAGACTTCTTCCTTCCGTTCCAACCCGCTGGGACTGGCAGAATTTACCCTGTCCAGAAAAGATCCGGCTTACGTGGGACGCGCAAAAGAAGTACAGGTAGCAGAAAAAGCTATCCAGAACGGCGAATGTCCGGCAGAAGCACTTCCGGAACTGAAACCGGTATTTGGAACGATCCATACAAAATACCCGCAGGTGGACAAGACCAATGTTGGCGTTGGTTCTACGATCTTTGCTGTAAAACCGGGTGACGGTTCTGCGCGTGAACAGGCTGCTTCCTGCCAGAAAGTTCTTGGCGGATGGGCAAACATCGCCAATGAATACGCAACAAAACGTTATCGTTCAAACCTGATCAACTGGGGTATGCTGCCATTCCTGATCCCGGAAGGAGATCTGCCGTTTGCCAATGGCGATTATCTCTTCATCCCGGATGTACGGAAAGCAGTAGAAGAAAAATGGGACAGCATCACTGCATACAAAGTAGGAGAAGAACTGACACCATTTACCCTGGCACTGGGCGAGCTGACCGATGATGAGCGCGAGATCATCCTGAAAGGCTGCCTGATCAACTACTACAGAAGCGAAAAATAA
- a CDS encoding PucR family transcriptional regulator, protein MVSNQVLQKTIDELRAITRIDLCVLSLEGQKVASTFSEEGFEPEYVREFVKSPADSQVLQAYHFFKIYDDQNVEYVLVTSGGSEDAYMIGKIAVCEIQNLIVAYKERLDKNNFIQNLLLDNLLLVDIYNRAKKLRIDTETRRVVFIVETKYEKDNSAMETIKSLYASKPKDYITAIDEKNIIIVKEIKEAETYEDLDHVAKTLVDMLNVEAMSQVRVSYGNIIHEIKDVSRSYKEAKMALEVGKIFYADKIIVPYNNLGIGRLIYQLPIPLCQMFMKEVFGEQLPDTFDEETLTTINKFFENNLNVSETSRQLYVHRNTLVYRLEKLQKSTGLDIRVFDDALTFKIAMMVVSYMKYMETQD, encoded by the coding sequence TTGGTTTCAAATCAGGTTTTACAGAAAACAATCGATGAACTTCGGGCAATCACCAGGATTGACCTGTGTGTGCTGAGTCTGGAAGGACAGAAAGTGGCTTCAACCTTCAGCGAAGAGGGGTTTGAACCGGAATATGTAAGAGAATTTGTGAAATCACCGGCAGACAGTCAGGTACTGCAGGCGTATCATTTCTTTAAAATATACGATGATCAGAATGTGGAATACGTTCTGGTGACAAGCGGTGGAAGCGAAGATGCATATATGATCGGAAAGATCGCTGTATGCGAGATTCAGAATCTGATCGTTGCCTATAAGGAGCGCCTGGATAAGAATAATTTTATCCAGAACCTGCTTCTGGATAACCTTCTTCTGGTGGATATCTACAATCGTGCGAAAAAACTCCGGATCGATACAGAGACGAGAAGAGTTGTATTTATTGTAGAGACAAAATATGAAAAAGACAACAGTGCGATGGAGACAATCAAGAGTCTGTACGCATCAAAACCGAAGGATTATATCACAGCAATCGATGAGAAAAATATCATCATTGTAAAAGAGATCAAGGAAGCGGAGACTTATGAGGATCTGGATCACGTTGCAAAAACGCTGGTAGATATGCTGAATGTAGAAGCCATGTCACAGGTTCGCGTATCCTATGGAAATATCATCCATGAGATCAAGGATGTTTCCCGTTCGTATAAAGAAGCAAAGATGGCGCTGGAAGTAGGAAAGATCTTCTATGCAGATAAGATCATCGTTCCATATAACAATCTGGGTATCGGTCGTCTGATCTATCAGCTGCCGATTCCGCTGTGCCAGATGTTCATGAAAGAAGTATTTGGAGAACAGCTGCCGGATACCTTTGATGAGGAAACGCTGACCACCATTAACAAATTCTTTGAAAATAACCTGAATGTCTCTGAGACATCCAGACAGCTGTATGTACATCGTAACACACTGGTATATCGTCTGGAGAAACTGCAGAAGAGTACCGGACTGGACATTCGCGTATTTGACGATGCCCTTACCTTTAAGATTGCCATGATGGTAGTAAGCTACATGAAATACATGGAAACTCAGGATTAA